In Lutra lutra chromosome 13, mLutLut1.2, whole genome shotgun sequence, one genomic interval encodes:
- the LOC125082877 gene encoding collagen alpha-2(I) chain-like, whose protein sequence is MGGDGAGRGLAAGRAWSCSPGGGVGGEQSRAGLVPLSPGGGEEGSGAGPAGRGDQAPLSWRLGVWDRAGRTWRRSGQVAAWAAGAGPRGEAWRASHLPGAVGRGGAPGARRERAVFGARSPGAGRHGLRRKTSILGSFVFAWREGFRGLRGPRHAGIYAARRPAARAAGAVEAGDGRGGAGGLSRGGLAAAHTPVSRAGPLPALRRRRPAPPSAPARASPTHK, encoded by the coding sequence ATGGGAGGGGACGGCGCGGGACGGGGCCTGGCGGCGGGCCGGGCTTGGAGCTGCTCACCTGGCGGCGGGGTTGGCGGTGAACAGAGCAGGGCGGGCTTAGTACCGCTCTCACCTGGCGGCGGGGAGGAAGGGAGCGGGGCTGGGCCCGCTGGGCGCGGGGACCAGGCGCCGCTCAGCTGGCGCCTGGGCGTGTGGGACCGAGCTGGACGGACCTGGCGCCGCTCTGGCCAGGTGGCGGCGTGggcggccggggcggggccgagggGCGAGGCCTGGCGCGCGTCTCACCTGCCGGGGGccgtggggcggggcggggccccaGGTGCGCGCCGGGAAAGGGCGGTGTTCGGGGCGCGGAGCCCCGGGGCCGGGCGCCACGGCTTGCGCCGGAAGACAAGCATCCTGGGAAGTTTCGTTTTCGCGTGGCGGGAGGGCTTCCGCGGGCTGCGCGGCCCTCGTCATGCTGGCATTTACGCCGCGAGACGTCCTGCCGCGCGCGCCGCCGGGGCGGTTGAGGCCGGGGACGGACGTGGGGGCGCCGGCGGGCTGAGCCGCGGCGGCCTTGCCGCAGCCCACACGCCAGTCTCCCGCGCTGGCCCGCTTCCCGCactgcgccgccgccgccccgcgcccccgTCCGCGCCGGCCCGGGCCTCGCCCACCCACAAGTGA